In Paramicrobacterium humi, the genomic stretch ACCGTGCTCATCCAGTCGGGAACGCTGCACGTCGGCGACGCGATCGTGGCGGGAACCGCCTACGGGCGCGTCCGTGCCATGGTCGACGAGAACGGCGAGTCCGTGAACGAGGCCGGCCCCTCGCGTCCGGTCCAGGTGCAGGGTCTCTCGAGCGTTCCGCGCGCCGGTGACACGTTCATCGTCACGGAAGAGGACCGCACGGCACGCCAGATCGCCGAGAAGCGAGAGGCCGCCGAGCGCAACGCCCAGCTGGCGAAGGCGCGCAAGCGCATCAGCCTCGAGGACTTCACCCGCGCTCTCGAAGAGGGCAAGGTCGAGTCGCTCAACCTCATCATCAAGGGTGACGTCTCCGGTGCCGTCGAGGCGCTCGAGGAGTCGCTGCTCAAGATCGAGGTCGACGAGAGCGTTCAGCTGCGCATCATCCACCGCGGCGTCGGTGCGATCACCGAGTCGGATGTCAACCTTGCGACGATCGACGACGCGATCATCATCGGCTTCAACGTGCGCCCCGACGCGAAGGCGCGGGAGCGCGCCGCGCGCGAAGGCGTCGACATCCGCTTCTACTCCGTCATCTACAGTGCGCTGGAAGATGTCGAGTCGAGCCTCAAGGGACTCCTCAAGCCGGAGTACGAAGAGGTCCAGTCGGGTGTCGCCGAGATCCGCGAGGTGTTCCGCTCCTCCAAGTTCGGCAACATCGCCGGTGTCATCGTGCGTTCGGGAACCATCACCCGAAATGCGAAGGCCCGCGTCATCCGCGACGGCGTCGTCCTCGCGGACGGCCTCGCGATCGAGTCGCTGCGTCGGTTCAAGGACGATGTCACCGAGGTCCGCACGGACTTCGAAGCCGGCATCGGCCTCGGCAAGTACAACGACATCCAGGTCGGTGACGAGATCGAGACGACCGAGCTGGTCGAGAAGCCGCGCGACTAGTCGAGATGCAACGAGCTGCTGCGGCCCGGTGGGGACACTCCCGCCGGGCCGTTCGGCTCACGACACAAGGAGAACAGCATGGGTGAGAACCCCCGGGCGCGCCGCATGGCCGATCGCATCAGGGAGATCATCGCGAAGCGGCTGGATCGCGGACTGCGCGATCCCAGGCTCGGCTTCGTCACCATCACCGATGTGCGTATGACGGGCGACCTGCAGCACGCGAGCATCTTCTACACGGTCTACGGGACCGACGAGGAGCGCGCCGACACGGCGAAGGCGCTCGAGTCGGCGAAGGGGATGCTGCGCAGCGAAGTCGGACGGAACATCACCGCCCGCGTCACGCCGAGCCTCGAGTTCATCCACGACGCGATTCCCGAGAACGCGAAGCACATCGAAGACCTGCTCCGTGAAGCGCAGGAGCGCGACACGGCCGTCGCGGGCCTCGCGGCCGGCGCCGCCTATGCGGGCGAGGAAGATCCGTACGTCAAGCCTCGTGAGCACGACGAGGACGACGAGGACTAGGCCAGCTCGAACTGCACCGCGCCCTTCTCGACATCGGCCGTCACGAGACGAACGGTGACGCGAGACCCGGCCTCGAGGCTCCCCGTGCACGAGGCCGTGATCGGCGGCTCCGCGATCTGCACGCGGCCGCGGCCGTCGCCGGCGGAGACCACCTCGGCGGGGAACAGGTCGCCGACCCGGTGAGCGACGCTCGCCGCCTCGATGATGTCGGTGCTCAGTCGCGTCGCCTCGGCGGACTTCGAGGTCGCCATGATGGCCGGCAGATCGCCGAGCGACTCGCGCGCCCACGACGGGACCTCTCGCTGGTTCGCGAGGGCTTCGCACACGACGAGGCCGAATCGGTCCACGAGCCGTCGCAGGGGAGCGGTCACGTGCGCGTACGGTGCGGCGATCGCCGACTGCATCGTCTCCGCCGGGGCCGCTCCGTCGAACGCCGTGTATCCCGCGCCGCGGAAGAGGGACGCCGCGGCGTGCAGGATAGCGAGCCCGGCGGACACGTCCGGATCGACGGTGCGCAAGTAGTCGCCGTAGTGCATTCCGCGCAGCCACGGCTGGCCGAGCGCGACAGTCTGCGCGCGGAACTCCGCTTCGGCCTCCCGCGTCGGCGGCGGCATGGTCCGCAGGATGCCGACGCCGCCGTCGAGCATGATCCGCGCCGCCGCCATCCCGGTGAGCAGTGAGATCTGCGCATTCCAGTCCTCAACGGGCAGCGGCCGCCGGCGCACGAGCACGTAGCGGCCGTCCTCGTCGTCCACTTCGACGTCGGGAACGTTGAGGCTCGCCCCGCCGCGCTCATGCTCAACGGCCGCCCGCAGCTCGCCGATCCGCTTCAGCAGCGCGAGCATGGGATCGGGCGCATTCGAGTCGATGCTCGCCTGGGCGTCCTCGTAGTTCCACGCGCGCCGGCTGCAGACCTCCGCGCGTCGCAGCTCGGTGCGGGAGAGCGTGCCGTCCGCGCTCAGGTGCAGTGTCCAGACGAACGCGCGGCGCCGCTTGCCGGGAAGCAGCGAGCTCGCTCCCTCGCTGAGCACGAGGGGGTGCAGCGGAATGCGCCGCGTCGGAAGATAGATCGTCTCGACGCGGCGCCGGGCCTCGGCATCCAGCGCCGATCCCGGCGTCACGACGGCGGGCACGTCCGCGATCGCGTAGAGCACCGTGAACCCGTCGGCGGTCGCCGTGAGGTGCATCGCCTGGTCGAGATCGCGCGAGCCCTTCGGATCGATCGTGACGAACGGCACGTGCGTCATGTCGTGCTCGACGGGCGGGTCGGATGCCGCTGCCGCTTCGGCCTCCCGCACGGCCGCGTCCGGGAAGGCCTCCGGCAGCTCGAGCCTGTCTCGCAGGTCTTCGAGCGCCGCGAGCACGCGCCCGTGCGCGAGTCCGGGCGCGACGTGCGTCGAGTGACGGGGCATGGCGACAGCCTAGCGGCGCTGCCGCGTCGCGAATCGGTAACGGTTCCCGCCGGGAGCACACGTGCAGCCCCTACAATGGCGGCGACGGCATCGGAGGGGGAGAGATGGCACGCGTGCGCTCGCATCCAGCGGTGGCGCTCCTGGTCGCCGGCGTCCTCACGCTCGGACTCGCCGCCTGCGCCGACGCGACCGATCCGCCGCGCTCGCCCGCGCCGAGCGCATCCGACACTCCGCCCGCCAGTCCGTCGCCGACGCCGAGCGAGACCGCCGCTGACGGCGTCGAAGGCTGGACCGTGACACCGGACGGTATCGGACCCTTCCAGATCGGAATGCGCTACGTCGACGCACTGACCGCCCACGACGTCACCGTCGCCGAGACCTGCACGGGCGTCGCCTCCGTCGACACGGGCGGCAGCGACGTCGACATGTGGCTCGTCGCGACCGGGCAGGACCCGCAGGGGACCGTCTCGGAGATCACCGTCTCGGTGATGGCCGACACGGCCGCCGAGCACGCGGGCACGGGACCGCTCACCGACACGGGCATCGGGCTCGGCTCGAGCGTGAAGGAGCTCGAAGCCGCATACCCCGACGCTCGCGAGCTCGACGACACGCAGGCGCCGAATCGCAGCATGTACTACGTGCAGAGCGACACGGGCGGCGGGCTCATCTTCACGACGGCGAGCGGAGCCGACGTGATCTGGTCGATCTCCGTCACGACCGGCGAGACGCCCGTCTACGAGCCGTGCGCGTGAGCCGCGTCAGGGGAGCGTGACGCCGCGCGCCGTGCGCACCGCGAGACCGTCCGCGACGAGGCCCTCGAGGGCGCGCGTGCGCTGGGCCGCGTCGGGCCACAGCGGCTCGACTGCGACGTCGGCGAGCGGTTCGTGGGCGGAGCGGAGGGCGGCGAGAATGAGGCCGCGCACTTGCCGATCGCTGCCTTCGTACTTCTTCTGCACGGCCTTCCGCGGGCCCGCATAGTCGGGATAGCCCGCGGCACGCCACACGCACTGCGCAGCGATCGGGCACTCCGCGCACAGCGGTGAGCGAGCCGTGCACACCATGGCGCCGAGCTCCATCGCCGCCGCGTTGAACTGCCGCGCCTCGTCGTCAGGGTCGGGCAGCAGCTCGGTCATGTCGGCGAGGTCGCGCACGGCCGACGGCGGCGCCGGCTCCGCCTGGCCCTTGACCGCTCGCGCGATGACGCGGCGGGTGTTCGTGTCGACGACGGGATGCCGCTCGCCCCATGCGAACGCCGCTACCGCCCGGGCCGTATAGTCGCCGACGCCGCTCAAGCGAAGCAGATCCTCGACGCTGCGCGGCACGACGCCGCCGTGACGCTCGGTGATCTGCACAGCAGCGGCGTGCAGCCATAACGCTCGACGCGGATAGCCGAGATTCGCCCATGCCCGCACGGCGTCCCCCGCGGGAGCGGCCGCGAGGTCCGCCGGGGTCGGCCAGCGACGCAGCCACTCGTCAAGGCGCGGCAGCACCCGGATAACGGGAGTCTGCTGCAGCATGAACTCGCTCACGAGAATCCCCCACGCGGGAAAGCCCTCGCGCCGCCACGGCAGGTCGCGAGCGTTGTCGCGATACCACGCGTTGACAATCTGGGCGAGCGGGGGAGCGTTCACCCGACCAGCCTAAATCGCTAAGCTCGCAGTATGAGACTGACGAGCACGGCGCGCGTCGAGGCACTGCGTGAGCTGCGCGACGAGTTCCTGCACAACTACCCGGTCGGCCGCACCATCATCGGCGTCGACGGCGCATCGGGGACGGGAACCTCGCGCTTCGCCGACGGGCTCGCCGCGGTGTTCGGCGAGATCGACCACGCCGCCTTCCGCGCGTCCATGGACGACTTCCACTTCCCTCGTGCTCGGCGCTACCGCCTCGGCCGGGACTCCGCGGAGGGCTACTACCGCGACTCCTTCGACGAGGGCCTGCTGCGTCGCGTGCTCGTCGAACCATTCCGGCTGGGGGGC encodes the following:
- a CDS encoding RNB domain-containing ribonuclease codes for the protein MPRHSTHVAPGLAHGRVLAALEDLRDRLELPEAFPDAAVREAEAAAASDPPVEHDMTHVPFVTIDPKGSRDLDQAMHLTATADGFTVLYAIADVPAVVTPGSALDAEARRRVETIYLPTRRIPLHPLVLSEGASSLLPGKRRRAFVWTLHLSADGTLSRTELRRAEVCSRRAWNYEDAQASIDSNAPDPMLALLKRIGELRAAVEHERGGASLNVPDVEVDDEDGRYVLVRRRPLPVEDWNAQISLLTGMAAARIMLDGGVGILRTMPPPTREAEAEFRAQTVALGQPWLRGMHYGDYLRTVDPDVSAGLAILHAAASLFRGAGYTAFDGAAPAETMQSAIAAPYAHVTAPLRRLVDRFGLVVCEALANQREVPSWARESLGDLPAIMATSKSAEATRLSTDIIEAASVAHRVGDLFPAEVVSAGDGRGRVQIAEPPITASCTGSLEAGSRVTVRLVTADVEKGAVQFELA
- the rbfA gene encoding 30S ribosome-binding factor RbfA, which produces MGENPRARRMADRIREIIAKRLDRGLRDPRLGFVTITDVRMTGDLQHASIFYTVYGTDEERADTAKALESAKGMLRSEVGRNITARVTPSLEFIHDAIPENAKHIEDLLREAQERDTAVAGLAAGAAYAGEEDPYVKPREHDEDDED
- a CDS encoding A/G-specific adenine glycosylase; protein product: MNAPPLAQIVNAWYRDNARDLPWRREGFPAWGILVSEFMLQQTPVIRVLPRLDEWLRRWPTPADLAAAPAGDAVRAWANLGYPRRALWLHAAAVQITERHGGVVPRSVEDLLRLSGVGDYTARAVAAFAWGERHPVVDTNTRRVIARAVKGQAEPAPPSAVRDLADMTELLPDPDDEARQFNAAAMELGAMVCTARSPLCAECPIAAQCVWRAAGYPDYAGPRKAVQKKYEGSDRQVRGLILAALRSAHEPLADVAVEPLWPDAAQRTRALEGLVADGLAVRTARGVTLP